The genomic stretch TCCCTTTATGTTTGAAATGCGCTGAACCTCTTTTGGTATAAGAGCATCCAAAAGGTTTAGTGCAAAAGCTGGAGCAGAAGAAGAGTGTTTGACAATGTTGTCAAAGCACTCCCTATCCAACTTGATCCCAAACTTGGGGTCTCCAATGATGGTTGTCTCTataaaaaataagcaaatgTGTGGAAATCTAGGTCAGTATCACTTTTATAAATACAGTTTAATTTTCCAGGGTTAAATGAtattaaatgaaaattttgattGCTTTCAATTGTTTATACCTCACCACCCGGTGATGCATGCATATATCGTACATTTTAATTTTGGGGGACACAAGGTAGCTGCAGCTGCATCTACTAGCTGTATCTACTATCTGTATGATGATACAATTTTATTGTGTGTTTTACATAATTCTAGAAAACTTCTTTGATATACACAAATTACTGTACACTTTTTTGGCATATAATATACCTGTGTTATTGTCCTTTTCTGGTGAATTGTCTTCCACAGCTGTCACTGTTGACAACTCTGATAGCACTGATGTACTGTTTTCGGTTTCATCAtcacatgtgaaaatttcattttcctcatCCTGGCTTGATGCTGTAAATTTTTTTGATGTAGATGTTGCCCGCTGCGAGCCTGTCTTTGGTGTTGAGCACAACACAGGAGGACAACTTGTTTGCGGCAAAACTGGAGATGctggtttttcattgttttccccTGATTTATTTACAAAGACTTGCACAGGAAGAGAATGTTCCCGTGTGTATCAAGAAGAAACAAGGATATACTCAGCATGACAATCTTTATCCACTTTACCAAAGACCTGATCTTGATGCATATGGTTAAATGTTTAACAAAAATATACTacatatgatttttttcattgttaagGCAGTCAGCTAGAGTCTGGTTTTCCTTTCCCTTCTTAGCATAGCCGAATTTAAGTCCTGATACAGGCTCGAGTTGACACAAAAGTACTTCAGTACTGATTATCCATTTTAAAGATATATAGGTTGAGGCAACCTTGCATTACACGTTTTGTAAAACAATAtattaacaaaaatatttttaacaatgATACTCTGCTAATAACTAGTATAAAGCTTCAGTTTTTTTCGGTTgactaataacaataatattaaaacaTGAGATACATGCCTTtcgtttctctattttttttagaagcctCTGCAAGTTCTGACTCTCTCTGTCAACCTTTTCTTCTATTCTTTCCAGACGAGATGTAATTTGTTTCATAAAGTCAAAGAGCATATCCTGCAATTTTAATACAATTATATAGATTAGATGAGTAAGAGACCCTTATATTGAATATAGCTTCTTGGTGTAGTTGGAGTGTGCAAAACAATAAGACAAAAATTATCTGGGTTGTTTTacagtttattgttttgggCTGCATCTGTAGGGAATTACAAAGGTAATGTTAAAAGAAAGAGTCAATAATAATCTTCCATTACTGTAAAAAGTATGGATATTACTTCTACTAATGTCTTGTAAATGCATACCATGCTTTCGTCGGAGACTTTCAGCAGCTCTTTGCTCTGCTGCAGGTTGTCTTCATGTTTTACCTTTTCCTCTTcccgctttttcttgttttcaagtTGCTTTGCTGCTTTTACCTACCCAAATGATAAGAAAGTTGCCTGATTTTATCAAACATTATAGTAAACAGGAGAGTTAGTTGCTATTCGCAGTTAATAATGTAACTATTCCTTTTCTCTCTTCTGAGCAAAAGTGGAATGCAAATTCATGTCATCCAAGCCATTGACcttgatttatttattgttattaagctgaaattaa from Porites lutea chromosome 1, jaPorLute2.1, whole genome shotgun sequence encodes the following:
- the LOC140938277 gene encoding uncharacterized protein — protein: MKKTTKPQVANYVDEEVKAAKQLENKKKREEEKVKHEDNLQQSKELLKVSDESMDMLFDFMKQITSRLERIEEKVDRESQNLQRLLKKIEKRKEHSLPVQVFVNKSGENNEKPASPVLPQTSCPPVLCSTPKTGSQRATSTSKKFTASSQDEENEIFTCDDETENSTSVLSELSTVTAVEDNSPEKDNNTETTIIGDPKFGIKLDRECFDNIVKHSSSAPAFALNLLDALIPKEVQRISNIKGSNGKTPLNPSILAAVKGNNPCLCHSQDSML